ATTAATTTCGCCATTTTATCTGATTCCCCGTAGGGAATATCTAATACCCGCGCCACATCTTTGAGGACTGATTTCGATGTTAAACGGTTGAAAGTAATAATTTGGGCAACCCGTTCTTTGCCATATTTTTGTGTGACATAATCAATCACTTTATCCCGTTGCTCAATACAGAAATCTGTATCAATATCTGGCATTGATTTACGTTCGGGGTTGAGAAATCTTTCAAATAATAAACCGTGGTGTACGGGGTCAATATTAGTAATTCCCATGGTATAAGCAACTAGGGAACCTGCTGCGGAACCTCGACCGGGACCCACAGGAATATTATTGTCACGAGCAAATTTGATGTAGTCCCACACAACTAAAAAGTAGGTGGAAAATCCCATTTGCTGAATCATTTTTAATTCATATTCTAGCCTTTCTTTGTAGGTAGAATCGATTTCATGACGGGATTTACGATTGAGTTTTTGTAATAGTCCGTCCCAGGAAACCTCTTCCACATAAGTATCTGCTGTATGACCTGGGGGAATAGGGTAATTGGGTATTCTTGGTTCCCCCATAATACTATAGGGTTCGATTTTTTCGGCAACTTCTAAGGTCGTATTAATTGCCGATTCGATAATATCTTCTGGTAAATGGTCACGAAATAACATCCGCATTTCATCAGCAGATTTTAAATATTCCGTACCGCTATAACGCATCCGATTTTCTTCAAATACCTTCTTTCCTGTTTGAATACAAAGTAATGCGTCGTGGGCTTCTACGTCATAGCAAGATGTATAATGGGAATCGTTGGTGGCAATAAATTTAATATCTAATTCTTGGGCAATTTTTATAATTTCGACATTGACAATTCTATCTTCCTGGGAACCGTGGTCTTGAATTTCTAAATAATAGTCATCTCCAAAAATATCTTTATACCATTTTGCAACTTTCCTCGCAGCATCAACCCTACCACTCAGAATTGCTTGGGGAACTTCACCACCCAAACAAGCACTAGTGACAATTAATCCTTCGCTATACTGTTTAAGTAGGTCTTTATTAATGCAAGGACGGGAAAAAATACCTTTACCTTGGACACCCTCTAAGTGAGATGTTGTAGTTAATTTAACTAGATTTTTGTAGCCCTGAGTATTTTTAGCGAGGACAACTTGATGGTAACGGGGACGACGTTCTTGTTTACCAATGTCTCCGTTAATTAAATACATTTCGTTGCCAATTATGGGTTTGACATTTTTGCTACGACAGATTTTTATCAGTTCGATCGCCCCATACATGACACCATGATCTGTGATGGCGATCGCCTTAATTCCCAGTTCAATTGCTCGATCCACCAAAGCGGGTAATTGGGAAGCACCATCTAGCAAACTATAATCACTATGGATATGTAAAGGCACAAAAGACATACAGTCACCAAAAAGTCAGTTTTTAACTCAACAAAAATCAAAATTGCCTGAATTTAAGACCAGTTACCAGTCACTTTTTTAACTCCGTATTGATTGAGAACGGATGCACCTATTAATTATGCAACGACTAGCCCGATTTTATGGAAATAGAATCAAAAGCTACTGCAAAATATAATTACTTAGGTTTAAATTCTCATCAATAAATAATAAGATTCTGAGATAAAAATATGTTAAGTATTCCCCTGACGCGATCGCTACCCCGCTCGCCACAAATTATTACACCTTTACCAGGAAAACGCGCCCAGGAATTAGTCGAACGCGATCGCGCAGTCACCTCCCCTTCCTATACCCGTGATTATCCCCTAGTAGTGGCAAGGGGTGAGGGGTGCATGGTAGAAGATGTGGATGGTAATGTATTTTTAGATATGACCGCAGGTATAGCCGTTACAGCTACCGGACACGCCCACCCCCAGGTAGTGGAAGCAATTCAGGCTCAGGCTGCTAATTTAATACATATGTCCGGAACTGATTTTTATTACGAGCCGATGGTGGAATTTGCGGAGATGCTCGCAGATCGTACCCCCTTTCCCCATGGTGCGAAGGTATTTTTTACCAACTCCGGGGCAGAATCCAACGAAGGTGCAATGAAGCTGGCAAGATATTATACCGGACGTTCCCAAATGATTGCCTTTCTCGGCGGCTTCCACGGGCGTACATACGGGGCAATGTCCCTGACTGGCTCCAAGGCAGTTCAGAGAAAAGGCTTTGGTTCCTTGGTGCCTGGTATTACTCATATACCCTACGGTAATCACGCAAGTTTAGATTACTTAGAAAATCAGTTATTTCCGGCAATGTTGCCACCCCAGGAAGTCGCAGCGATTGTGGTAGAAGCGATTCAAGGGGAAGGAGGGTATATTGTACCCACCCCAGGTTTCTTACAAAGGATTCGAGAAATTTGCGATCGCCACGGTATTTTGATGGTAGTTGATGAAGTGCAATCAGGAATGGGACGTACAGGTAAATTATTTGCCATCGAACATTGGGGAATCATGCCGGATATTATCACCACAGCTAAGGGAATTGCCAGTGGTTTACCCCTCGGTGCAATTTTGGCACGTCCGGAAATCATGACATGGCAACCGGGTTCCCATGCTACCACCTTTGGCGGTAATCCCATCGCCTGTGCTGCCGGAATTGCCACCCTGAAACTTCTAGAAAATGGTTTGATGGCAAACGCTACCAAGATGGGAGAATTCCTGCAAACAAGGTTAGGAGAGTTACAGGGAATCTTTCCCAGGGTTTCCCCCTCACGGGGTAAAGGATTGATGGTTGCAGTGGATTTGTGGGATGAGTCAGGGGAATTAGATAGTACATTGCGCGATCGCGTACTTCAAGAAGCATTTCAACGGGGTTTGTTACTCCTCGGTTGTGGGAAAGCTGCCATTCGTTTTTGCCCTCCCCTAGTCATTGACAGTGAACAGATAGATATTGCAGTGGATATTCTCAAAGATATCTTAGCTAAGGTAACTCCACAGCATGATTGATCCAAAAGTTGTGATTGTGGTGTCTGAAAGACTTAGTAATCCCAAGATTTTGCGGTTGCTTAACTTCCCTCGCAATGACAAGTGCTTGAGCGGACATGATAGGGCAAACTACTACCGATCGGAAGCCAATTTGTCAGCAATTCTCGTGGTTTCCGGTAGACGGTACTTAGGAGTACAACGCAAAACATAGGCGATCGCTGTTGCTAAACTGATACGATGACCAATAGAAATATATAGAGGTTTCACCCCCACTCTCGTCCGTAAAACTGCACCAATGGTTTCAGAATTATGTATCAAAGGTTGCCAACTTCCTCGCGATTCCGGCAACTCCCCATGACTACCAATAAACAAAGACTTAGCCACACCAATCGTCGGTAAATTCAAAATCACACCCAAATGGCAAGCAATGCCAAATCTCCGAGGGTGGGCAATCCCTTGACCATCACACAGGATAATATCTGGTATAGTTTGTATCTTTTCTAATGCATCTAATACCGCCGGAATTTCTCGAAAAGATAGAAAACCTGGAATATAGGGGAAAGAAGTAGGACGATAGGCAATCTGAGTTTCCACTACCTCTAAATCAGGAAAACTTAAAACAGCCACCGCAGCCCGACTAATTGTACCATCAGCCTCAAAACCCATATCTACCCCAGCCACATATTTTACAGGTTCGGTGAATTGATCAGTTGTAATCACCTCTGCTTGCAGCTGCTTTTGGATGGTTTTAGCATCCTCCAAACTCAAATCCCAGTCATGACGTTGATGGATTTTCATATAATACCGCTTCGGACAGGTACTGGTTTAGACATTAACCAGGACTATTTCTAAGATACTCACTCTTGTAAGCGATTGATAGCCGTACCCGTCCCCTTGCGGGGTTATGGGGGTCTAAAACTATGCTTATTCTGCTGTAGTAATATTCATACTTGAGTTTCCGTCCCCTTGCGGGGTTATGGGGGTCTAAAACCGGGCGAAAAAATGCACAGCAAATGGTCCAAATACATTTTTTTCCGTCCCCTTGCGGGGTTATGGGGGTCTAAAACGATCGCCTCCCACCCAATAAGAGTAGCATTCAATTTCGTTTCCGTCCCCTTGCGGGGTTATGGGGGTCTAAAACCGCGATGATCGTTCCCCGCTCCCTTGAGTTGTGGTTGTTCGTGTTTCCGTCCCCTTGCGGGGTTATGGGGGTCTAAAACGCAAACCAGTCAGATTGAAAACTCTCGTATTCCTTCCGGTTTCCGTCCCCTTGCGGGGTTATGGGGGTCTAAAACCCTACCCATTGGAAACCGTTGATATATTTAGTTTTCAAGGTACAGTTGCGCCGATGTACGGAGGTAGTGACGTAATTTAGAAATACAGTACACATTTCCAAAACCATATAGCGGCAAAAAATGCTTCTACAGATAATATTATCGCAAAACAGTCACGAGTCAACCGAAAAAATATTACTTTTCTTTAACTAGCGCAACTTTGCTCTTTCCTTATCTTCCTAGCTCTGCGCGACATTTTGGCAGGAAAGTTTACAATCATTTACAATCGCCAAAAAGCAGATGTGAAAGCACTTTTAGCCCCCACATCCAGGAAGAATTGCCAATACGACTTGTTACAAAAATAAATAATTGGGTGATTCCTAGGGTTTATCGCTTCCGTATACCCGCACCTTCCGTCTTCGCTGACTTTGAGTCCCAAAATCGGCATAGTTTAGCGATCGCGCTTTGCGCGGCTCCCCTTGGGAGCATCGCTTTAGCGGAGCGTAGCTCTATCACCCATCAAGATTGTCATAGTTTGGCGATAGGCTTCCAGCCCCCCACATCTATATTATTTAACCTTCCCCCTTCCCCCTTCTGCTTCCTTCGCATAATATGATGAACGTCAATTATGTCAAATTACACCTTACCCCGATAGAATCGTGAATCTACGTAGCTTGATTCCATTTCTAGATGACTCTGTATCCAGTTGGGCGTTAGAAGCCAGATTGCTGCGCTGGCTAACACTAACATGGCTCTTTTTTGGATTAGTTATGCTTTTCTCTGCATCCTATGCTGTTGCAGATGTTAAGCATGATGATGGACTCTATTACTTTAAACGCCAATTAATTTGGGTTGTAGTTGCCTTTTTCGGCTTTAATTTCATCGTTAATTTGCCCCTGAAGAGAATACTAGGCATTTCCCACTGGCTAGTAATTCTCCTGTTATGCTTGATATTTGTCACACTCATCCCCGGTTTAGGTAAAACCGACTTAGGTGCTGCCCGGAGGCTACTCGGTCCCATTCCCATTCAACCCTCAGAATTAATTAAACCATTTTTAGTACTGCAAAGCGCCCGCGTCTTCGGAATGTGGGAACGCTTCAGTTGGGGTGTACGCTTTACCTGGTTAGGAATTTTTGCCCTAGTGATTCTGGGTATTCTTGCCCAACCGAACCTGAGTACAGCTGCTTTGTGTGGTATGACAATTTGGTTGATTGCCCTAGCCGCCGGTTTACCATACAAATATTTAGGGGGTACTGCTCTGAGTGGTTTATTATTGGCTACTTTGAGTATTAGTATCCGCGAGTACCAACGTAAACGGGTAATGTCCTTTATCAATCCCTGGGCAGATGCTACAGGAGACGGTTATCAGTTAGTACAAAGTTTACTAGCTGTTGGTTCCGGTGGTAGTTGGGGAACTGGATTTGGGCAATCGCAACAGAAACTGTTTTATCTACCCATTCAAGATACAGACTTTATCTTTTCTGTTTTTGCCGAAGAGTTTGGTTTTATAGGTAGTGTTGTCTTACTAGTTATTCTGGCTATTTATGCCACCCTAGGGTTAATTGTGGCTCTGAGAGCTACCCAACCAGTTTATCGATTAGTGGCAATGGGAGTCACGATTGTGATTGTTGGGCAGTCGTTTTTACATATTGGCGTAACTACGGGAGTTTTGCCCACCACTGGTTTACCCTTACCTTTATTTAGTTATGGCGGTAACTCGATGATTGCCAGTATGTTACTTACTGCTTTATTGGTTCGTGTTGCCAGAGAAAGTAACGAAGCTGAGGTAGTACCAATTCGGGGTAAAGAGTTAATTAATGATAGACAACGCAGTAAGAAAGGTTTCACGAAGATTTTTAGGTAGAACAAAAGAATAGGCAATAGTCAGCCAGTAGTTCATATCATTTGTGATCGGTAAAAAATGCATAGTGGGAGCATCTCGCTCCCTAATTTTAAGAAGCGTGCAAACCTATTAATCCCATACCGACGTGATATAGCCTCTTGCTCCCTGCTCCCTTTGGGAGAGCTACGCTAACAGAGGAGTTTCCCTAACGTGTCTCTACTCCTAACTCCTAACTCCTAACTCATTACTCCTAACTCATTACTCCTAACTCATTACTCCTAACTCATTACTCATTACTCCCTAGCAAATTCTCCCGCTCCCAGCTTCAAAAACAATCGCCCAATGCCAAAATACGTTAAAATTCAAGCTGAGTAAGCATTTTCGGCTTTACCTAACCCCATGCTTGAAAATTTACAAACCCAACTTTATCAATTAGAACAATTCGCTAACACCCTTGTGACTAACCAACTCACCCATCTGAGTCTGGTGAGTGTGGGTGTGATTTTTATGGCAGGTTTGTTGACTAGTTTGACTCCCTGTATGCTTTCCATGCTGCCGATTACTATTGGCTATATTGGCGGTTATGAAGCCAAAACTCGTTGGCAAGCTGCTGCTCAATCCACTTGGTTTGCTCTCGGTTTAGCAACGACTTTAGCTGCTATGGGTATTATCGCTGCCCTAGTTGGTAAAGTTTACGGTCAGGTGGGAATTGGTTTACCGATTATTGTCAGTATCTTGGCAATTCTCATGGGTTTAAATCTTTTAGAAGCATTACCCCTGACTTTTCCTTCCTTTGGGGGAACAGAATGGATTTCCCAGGAATTACCATCTGGTGTTCGTGCTTATTTAATCGGTTTAAGTTTTGGGGTGGTTGCTTCTCCCTGTAGCACTCCTGTTTTGGCTAGTTTGTTGGGTTGGGTGGCAAATTCCCAGGATTTACTTCTCGGTGGGGTATTACTAATTTCCTATACTGCGGGTTATGTTGCTCCCTTAATCTTGGCAGGGACTTTCACTGCTTCTATCAAAAAAATATTAGAATTACGCCGTTGGTCAAGTTGGATTAACCCTGTGAGTGGTGTCTTATTGGTGGGG
The Calothrix sp. 336/3 DNA segment above includes these coding regions:
- the nfi gene encoding deoxyribonuclease V (cleaves DNA at apurinic or apyrimidinic sites); the encoded protein is MKIHQRHDWDLSLEDAKTIQKQLQAEVITTDQFTEPVKYVAGVDMGFEADGTISRAAVAVLSFPDLEVVETQIAYRPTSFPYIPGFLSFREIPAVLDALEKIQTIPDIILCDGQGIAHPRRFGIACHLGVILNLPTIGVAKSLFIGSHGELPESRGSWQPLIHNSETIGAVLRTRVGVKPLYISIGHRISLATAIAYVLRCTPKYRLPETTRIADKLASDR
- a CDS encoding FtsW/RodA/SpoVE family cell cycle protein; this encodes MNLRSLIPFLDDSVSSWALEARLLRWLTLTWLFFGLVMLFSASYAVADVKHDDGLYYFKRQLIWVVVAFFGFNFIVNLPLKRILGISHWLVILLLCLIFVTLIPGLGKTDLGAARRLLGPIPIQPSELIKPFLVLQSARVFGMWERFSWGVRFTWLGIFALVILGILAQPNLSTAALCGMTIWLIALAAGLPYKYLGGTALSGLLLATLSISIREYQRKRVMSFINPWADATGDGYQLVQSLLAVGSGGSWGTGFGQSQQKLFYLPIQDTDFIFSVFAEEFGFIGSVVLLVILAIYATLGLIVALRATQPVYRLVAMGVTIVIVGQSFLHIGVTTGVLPTTGLPLPLFSYGGNSMIASMLLTALLVRVARESNEAEVVPIRGKELINDRQRSKKGFTKIFR
- a CDS encoding trans-splicing intein-formed DNA polymerase III subunit alpha N-terminal partner DnaE-N; protein product: MSFVPLHIHSDYSLLDGASQLPALVDRAIELGIKAIAITDHGVMYGAIELIKICRSKNVKPIIGNEMYLINGDIGKQERRPRYHQVVLAKNTQGYKNLVKLTTTSHLEGVQGKGIFSRPCINKDLLKQYSEGLIVTSACLGGEVPQAILSGRVDAARKVAKWYKDIFGDDYYLEIQDHGSQEDRIVNVEIIKIAQELDIKFIATNDSHYTSCYDVEAHDALLCIQTGKKVFEENRMRYSGTEYLKSADEMRMLFRDHLPEDIIESAINTTLEVAEKIEPYSIMGEPRIPNYPIPPGHTADTYVEEVSWDGLLQKLNRKSRHEIDSTYKERLEYELKMIQQMGFSTYFLVVWDYIKFARDNNIPVGPGRGSAAGSLVAYTMGITNIDPVHHGLLFERFLNPERKSMPDIDTDFCIEQRDKVIDYVTQKYGKERVAQIITFNRLTSKSVLKDVARVLDIPYGESDKMAKLIPVSRGKPAKLKVMISDDTPEAEFKERYDNDPKVRHWVDMAMRIEGTNKTFGVHAAGVVISADPLDEIVPLQKNNDGSVITQYFMEDLESLGLLKMDFLGLRNLTMIQKTIDLIEKNPKHGFKLDPYEITSQERKAQKILAKGEYANLPKDVQATYRLLEKGELEGVFQLESSGMRQIVRDLKPSNIEDISSILALYRPGPLDAGLIPKFINRKHGREEIEYEHSLLESILNETYGIMVYQEQIMKIAQDLAGYSLGQADLLRRAMGKKKVSEMQKQQEKFIDGSTKNGVKKQIAEKLFDDMLKFAEYCLSYDTEIFTVEYGFLPIGEIVEKRLECTVLTVDNHGNIYSQPIAQWHHRGQQQIYEYGLEDGSVIRATKDHKFMTTDGQMLPIDEIFERGLDLLQVTNLDNI
- a CDS encoding cytochrome c biogenesis protein CcdA encodes the protein MLENLQTQLYQLEQFANTLVTNQLTHLSLVSVGVIFMAGLLTSLTPCMLSMLPITIGYIGGYEAKTRWQAAAQSTWFALGLATTLAAMGIIAALVGKVYGQVGIGLPIIVSILAILMGLNLLEALPLTFPSFGGTEWISQELPSGVRAYLIGLSFGVVASPCSTPVLASLLGWVANSQDLLLGGVLLISYTAGYVAPLILAGTFTASIKKILELRRWSSWINPVSGVLLVGFGVFSLLTRLI
- a CDS encoding acetyl ornithine aminotransferase family protein, with translation MLSIPLTRSLPRSPQIITPLPGKRAQELVERDRAVTSPSYTRDYPLVVARGEGCMVEDVDGNVFLDMTAGIAVTATGHAHPQVVEAIQAQAANLIHMSGTDFYYEPMVEFAEMLADRTPFPHGAKVFFTNSGAESNEGAMKLARYYTGRSQMIAFLGGFHGRTYGAMSLTGSKAVQRKGFGSLVPGITHIPYGNHASLDYLENQLFPAMLPPQEVAAIVVEAIQGEGGYIVPTPGFLQRIREICDRHGILMVVDEVQSGMGRTGKLFAIEHWGIMPDIITTAKGIASGLPLGAILARPEIMTWQPGSHATTFGGNPIACAAGIATLKLLENGLMANATKMGEFLQTRLGELQGIFPRVSPSRGKGLMVAVDLWDESGELDSTLRDRVLQEAFQRGLLLLGCGKAAIRFCPPLVIDSEQIDIAVDILKDILAKVTPQHD